In Octopus bimaculoides isolate UCB-OBI-ISO-001 chromosome 21, ASM119413v2, whole genome shotgun sequence, a single window of DNA contains:
- the LOC106867645 gene encoding uncharacterized protein LOC106867645 has translation MAVAERFVDAKIDQRKVLLFCKSYIPACNRIIELLEPLNLDSDMYEIVFIDKRQDVVQIENYFQVLCLSDSREVPQLFICGKYFGGPEKIFYWNKLGKLAEKVHEAIRASVQHIETVEEPTPTPAQKLSTSESVPEPTPAQELSTLESVPEPTPAQELSTSESVPEPTPAQELSTSESVPEPT, from the exons ATGGCTGTAGCTGAACGCTTTGTCGATGCCAAGATAGACCAAAGGAAAGTTTTGTTATTCTGCAAGAGTTATATTCCCGCTTGTAACCGTATTATAGAATTACTGGAACCATTAAATTTGGACAGTGATATGTACGAGATTGTTTTCATCGACAAAAGACAAGACGTGGTTCAGATTGAAAACTACTTCCAAGTATTATGTCTCAGCGACAGCCGCGAG GTACCACAATTGTTTATCTGTGGCAAGTACTTTGGTGGTCCAGAGAAAATATTCTATTGGAACAAATTAGGGAAATTGGCTGAGAAAGTCCATGAAGCTATCCGGGCATCGGTACAGCATATAGAGACAGTGGAAGAGCCTACACCAACACCTGCACAAAAGTTGTCTACATCGGAGTCTGTCCCGGAACCAACACCTGCACAAGAGTTGTCTACATTGGAGTCTGTCCCGGAACCAACACCTGCACAAGAGTTGTCTACATCGGAGTCTGTCCCGGAACCAACACCTGCACAAGAGTTGTCTACATCGGAGTCTGTCCCGGAACCAACA